One Paraburkholderia flagellata genomic window carries:
- a CDS encoding MFS transporter — protein sequence MNATTEPLLKAADETPLSPGYQRKIVLAAVIGNLLEFFDFTVYSYFALTIGHQFFPADSQVTSMLLAFAVFAVGFVMRPLGGIVLGRYADRAGRKPALTLTILLMAVGSASIGLAPTYAQIGIAAPLLIVVARLVQGFAQGGEFGAATATLLEMGGQASRGFRASWQLASQGAAALLGSGLAASLGFLLSADTMHSWGWRIPFLLGTLIAPVGIYLRRHIREEPPAQRVVADRDDPKRGLYVRNWFLTIFAIMGMSVSTYVMMYYMPTYCIQYLGLPPKMSILAGVASSTISLVMCPIYGAWSDRMGRRKPLTVIGRIALILLLYPAFWLMTHFPSLPVVLGALIVLMLCYTMGSAPAYALMPENFPKHLRAGYMSSAYAIAVSVFGGTAQLVAGWLIHVTGNKMAPAWYMIGCVLISLIAVSLFEETGNKAID from the coding sequence ATGAACGCCACCACCGAACCGCTTCTGAAAGCGGCCGACGAAACCCCGCTCTCGCCTGGCTACCAGCGCAAGATCGTTCTCGCGGCGGTGATCGGCAACCTGCTCGAATTCTTCGACTTCACCGTCTACAGCTATTTCGCGCTGACGATTGGCCATCAGTTCTTTCCGGCCGACAGCCAGGTCACGTCGATGCTGCTCGCGTTCGCGGTGTTCGCCGTGGGCTTCGTCATGCGCCCGCTCGGCGGCATCGTGCTCGGCCGCTACGCGGACCGCGCGGGCCGCAAGCCGGCGCTCACGCTTACCATCCTGCTGATGGCGGTGGGTTCCGCGTCCATCGGTCTTGCACCCACCTATGCGCAGATCGGTATCGCCGCGCCGCTGCTGATCGTCGTCGCGCGGCTCGTGCAAGGCTTCGCTCAAGGCGGCGAGTTCGGCGCGGCAACGGCGACGCTGCTCGAAATGGGCGGGCAAGCGAGCCGCGGCTTTCGCGCGAGCTGGCAGCTCGCGAGCCAGGGCGCGGCGGCGCTGCTCGGCTCGGGGCTGGCGGCGAGCCTCGGCTTTCTGCTTTCCGCAGACACGATGCATAGCTGGGGCTGGCGCATTCCGTTTCTGCTCGGCACGCTCATCGCGCCGGTCGGCATCTATCTGCGCCGGCACATTCGCGAGGAGCCGCCTGCGCAGCGCGTGGTCGCGGACCGCGACGACCCGAAGCGCGGACTGTACGTGCGCAACTGGTTCCTCACGATCTTCGCGATTATGGGCATGTCGGTATCGACGTACGTGATGATGTACTACATGCCGACCTACTGCATCCAGTACCTGGGACTGCCACCCAAAATGTCGATCCTCGCGGGCGTGGCGTCCAGCACGATCTCGCTCGTGATGTGCCCGATCTACGGCGCGTGGTCGGACCGCATGGGCCGCCGCAAGCCGCTCACGGTGATCGGTCGCATCGCGCTGATCCTGCTGCTCTATCCGGCGTTCTGGCTCATGACGCACTTTCCTTCGCTGCCGGTCGTGCTCGGCGCGCTCATCGTGCTCATGCTCTGCTATACGATGGGCTCCGCTCCCGCTTACGCGTTGATGCCGGAGAATTTTCCGAAGCATCTGCGTGCAGGCTATATGTCGAGCGCGTACGCGATTGCGGTGTCGGTGTTCGGCGGCACGGCTCAGCTCGTGGCCGGCTGGCTCATCCATGTCACGGGCAACAAGATGGCGCCCGCGTGGTACATGATCGGCTGCGTGCTGATTTCGCTCATCGCCGTTTCCTTGTTCGAGGAAACCGGCAACAAGGCGATCGACTGA
- a CDS encoding M20 aminoacylase family protein yields MSEHHYCEVADLAEARSELDEIRHHLHKHPELSYEEADTSRFVADKLAAWGYDVTRRVGGHGVVASLKVGTSTRTVGVRADMDALPIQELTGLDYASVHEGKMHACGHDGHTTVLLGAARQLAITRNFDGTVHLIFQPAEEAGSDSGAERMIADGLFDRFPCEAIFGLHNHPGVPTGTFGFRAGPLMAACDTVKLRVHGKGGHAARPHLAVDPVLVGSSIVMALQSVVSRNVDPTEAAVVTVGAFRSGHAPNVIPEDAVLEMSVRSFSPEVRATLEARIRALVQAQAQSYGATVDIEFIRGYPVLINSEAETEFARQVAEELVGPEHVIAPFPPIAGSEDFAYYLQQRPGCFVRLGNGEGRPMLHNARYDFNDENLTIGAAFWTRLVERFLSKDRA; encoded by the coding sequence GTGAGCGAGCACCACTATTGCGAAGTCGCCGACCTGGCCGAAGCCCGATCGGAACTCGACGAAATCCGTCATCACCTCCACAAGCACCCTGAACTGTCGTACGAGGAAGCCGACACGTCGCGCTTCGTCGCGGACAAGCTCGCGGCCTGGGGCTACGACGTCACGCGCCGCGTGGGCGGCCACGGTGTGGTGGCGTCGCTCAAGGTTGGCACGAGCACGCGCACAGTAGGCGTGCGCGCCGACATGGACGCCCTGCCGATCCAGGAGCTGACCGGCCTCGACTACGCGAGCGTGCACGAAGGCAAGATGCACGCGTGCGGCCACGACGGCCACACGACGGTCCTGCTCGGTGCGGCGCGTCAGCTCGCCATAACGCGCAACTTCGACGGCACCGTCCACCTGATCTTCCAGCCCGCCGAGGAAGCCGGCTCGGACAGCGGCGCCGAGCGCATGATCGCCGACGGCCTTTTCGATCGCTTCCCCTGCGAAGCGATCTTCGGGCTGCACAATCATCCGGGCGTGCCCACTGGCACGTTCGGCTTTCGCGCCGGCCCGCTCATGGCCGCGTGCGACACCGTCAAGCTGCGCGTTCACGGCAAGGGCGGCCACGCGGCGCGACCGCATCTGGCCGTGGACCCGGTGCTCGTGGGCAGCAGCATCGTGATGGCCTTGCAGTCGGTGGTGTCGCGCAACGTCGACCCGACCGAAGCCGCGGTCGTGACCGTTGGCGCGTTCCGTTCGGGTCATGCGCCGAACGTGATCCCCGAAGACGCCGTGCTCGAAATGAGCGTGCGCTCGTTCTCGCCCGAAGTGCGCGCGACCCTCGAAGCCCGCATTCGCGCGCTCGTTCAGGCGCAGGCGCAAAGCTATGGCGCGACGGTGGACATCGAATTCATCCGCGGCTATCCGGTGCTCATCAACAGCGAAGCCGAAACCGAATTCGCACGCCAGGTGGCCGAGGAACTGGTCGGGCCGGAGCACGTCATCGCACCGTTCCCGCCGATCGCGGGCAGCGAGGACTTCGCGTACTACCTGCAGCAGCGCCCCGGTTGTTTCGTACGCCTTGGCAATGGCGAAGGCCGACCGATGCTGCACAACGCGCGCTACGACTTCAACGACGAGAACCTGACCATTGGCGCTGCGTTCTGGACGCGTCTCGTCGAGCGTTTCCTCAGCAAGGACCGTGCATGA
- a CDS encoding LysR family transcriptional regulator has protein sequence MRGKEDREDAARGAIDDIGERPLRYLAEIAAAGGVRMAAEALGINASVISRQVAALERRLRFPLIERRGRGVAVTEIGQVLVDHYRDGQRRQRDLAARLEEYRHLRRGRVALGVGEGFIGNLIARALQRFSMTYPDILVEIRSGPTPVVLSLVRDDLVDIGLCTRTSDDPAMRIHPFASRPLCALVAPSHRFAKMQKVAPAELASERLIFMTESFGVQHFVQSLFDDARLNVMPAYRVDLFNTAQTLAAAGLGVAFMSSITARRGIDLGELVAVPIDHPIAAGFSSQMVTRVGRRLSPAADHLRKQLAQSFLESVEK, from the coding sequence GTGCGGGGAAAGGAAGATCGGGAGGATGCGGCGCGAGGCGCGATCGACGATATCGGCGAGCGGCCGCTGCGCTATCTGGCGGAAATCGCGGCGGCGGGCGGCGTGCGCATGGCCGCCGAGGCGTTGGGCATCAACGCCTCGGTCATCAGCCGCCAGGTGGCCGCGCTGGAGCGGCGGCTGCGCTTTCCGCTGATCGAGCGGCGCGGGCGCGGCGTGGCCGTGACCGAGATCGGCCAGGTGCTCGTGGACCACTATCGCGACGGCCAGCGTCGCCAGCGCGATCTGGCTGCGCGCCTGGAGGAGTACCGGCACCTGAGGCGCGGACGCGTGGCGCTGGGCGTGGGCGAGGGCTTCATCGGCAATCTGATCGCGCGGGCGCTGCAGCGATTTTCGATGACGTACCCCGACATTCTCGTGGAAATCCGCTCGGGCCCGACGCCGGTCGTGCTGTCGCTCGTGCGCGACGACCTGGTCGATATCGGCCTGTGCACGCGCACCTCCGACGACCCCGCCATGCGCATTCATCCGTTCGCGTCGCGGCCGCTCTGCGCGCTCGTCGCGCCCTCGCATCGCTTTGCGAAGATGCAGAAGGTGGCGCCCGCCGAACTCGCCAGCGAGCGCCTGATCTTCATGACAGAGTCGTTCGGCGTGCAGCACTTCGTGCAGTCGCTCTTCGACGACGCGCGCCTGAACGTGATGCCCGCGTATCGCGTGGATCTTTTCAACACCGCGCAGACGCTCGCGGCCGCCGGGCTGGGCGTGGCGTTCATGTCGTCGATCACGGCGCGCCGCGGCATCGATCTGGGCGAACTGGTGGCCGTGCCGATCGATCATCCGATCGCGGCGGGCTTTTCGAGCCAGATGGTCACTCGCGTGGGCCGCAGGTTGTCGCCAGCAGCGGATCACCTGAGGAAGCAGCTCGCGCAGAGTTTTCTGGAGTCGGTGGAGAAGTAA
- a CDS encoding GntR family transcriptional regulator yields the protein MQNPNLNPSIISPELPPIPRQQLHDTVVDHLRRFIVEGVLEAGRKLNERELCETLGISRTPLREALKVLASEGLIEISPNRGASVSKMSEAELRETFELMSGLEAFSGELACERITAAEIAEIKALHYAMLACRAQNDLAGYYSRNQAIHDKINEAARNSALRQTYIAVNRRLQALRFRSNFETPKWDRAIHEHGEMLEALDARDGKRLAAILRQHLLAKRDAVLRIGDAPSAQE from the coding sequence ATGCAAAACCCGAACCTGAACCCCTCCATCATCAGCCCGGAACTGCCGCCCATTCCGCGTCAGCAACTCCATGACACCGTCGTCGATCATCTGCGACGGTTCATCGTGGAAGGCGTGCTCGAGGCCGGCCGCAAGCTCAATGAACGCGAACTGTGCGAAACCCTCGGCATTTCGCGCACGCCATTGCGCGAAGCGCTGAAGGTGCTCGCTTCCGAAGGGTTGATCGAGATTTCGCCGAATCGCGGCGCGTCGGTCTCGAAGATGTCGGAGGCGGAACTGCGCGAGACCTTCGAACTCATGAGCGGGCTCGAAGCGTTTTCAGGCGAACTGGCTTGTGAGCGGATCACCGCAGCCGAGATCGCCGAGATCAAGGCGCTGCACTACGCCATGCTCGCCTGCCGCGCGCAGAACGATCTGGCCGGTTACTACAGCCGCAATCAGGCGATTCACGACAAGATCAACGAAGCGGCGCGCAATTCGGCGCTGCGGCAAACGTATATCGCCGTGAACCGCCGTTTGCAGGCGCTGCGGTTTCGCTCGAACTTCGAGACCCCGAAGTGGGACCGCGCGATTCATGAGCACGGTGAAATGCTGGAAGCGCTCGATGCGCGCGACGGCAAGCGGCTCGCGGCAATTTTGCGCCAGCATTTGCTTGCCAAACGCGATGCGGTGTTGAGGATTGGGGACGCGCCTTCGGCGCAGGAATAG
- a CDS encoding pyridoxal-phosphate-dependent aminotransferase family protein: protein MLKLDFHPAGRHFLQIPGPSPVPDRILRAMSYPTIDHRGPEFGVLGLKVLDGIKKIFKTQQPVVIYPASGTGAWEAALTNTLSPGDTVLMYETGHFATLWKQMAERLGLKPEFLGLPGIEGWRRGVQADMIEKRLREDSQHAIKAVCVVHNETSTGVTSDIAAVRRAIDAAGHPALLLVDTISGLASADYRHDEWGVDVTVSGSQKGLMLPPGISFNAVSAKALAASEHAKLPRSFWGWTEIIEMNKSGYWPYTPNTNLLYGLSEALDMLQDEGLDNVFARHQRLGEACRRAVRAWGLEIQCADPAVYSPVLTGVMMPEGVDADAVRKIIYERFDLSLGTGLGKVKGRMFRIGHLGDCNDLTLLAALAGCEMGLRIANVPLKDSGLPAAMEYLAAQPNVVSLKAA from the coding sequence ATGTTGAAGCTCGATTTCCATCCCGCTGGTCGTCACTTCCTGCAGATTCCCGGCCCGAGCCCGGTGCCCGATCGCATCCTGCGCGCGATGAGCTATCCGACCATCGACCACCGCGGCCCCGAGTTCGGCGTGCTCGGGCTCAAGGTGCTGGACGGCATCAAGAAGATCTTCAAGACGCAGCAGCCGGTGGTGATTTACCCGGCTTCGGGCACCGGCGCATGGGAAGCCGCGCTCACCAACACGCTGAGCCCCGGCGACACGGTGCTGATGTACGAAACAGGTCATTTCGCAACGCTATGGAAACAGATGGCCGAGCGCCTCGGCCTGAAGCCAGAATTTCTCGGCCTGCCAGGCATTGAAGGCTGGCGGCGCGGCGTGCAGGCCGACATGATCGAAAAGCGTCTGCGCGAAGATTCGCAGCACGCCATCAAGGCTGTTTGCGTGGTGCACAACGAGACATCGACCGGCGTGACCTCCGACATCGCCGCGGTGCGCCGCGCGATCGACGCCGCCGGGCATCCGGCGCTGCTGCTCGTGGACACGATTTCGGGTCTCGCGAGCGCGGACTACCGGCACGACGAGTGGGGCGTGGACGTGACCGTCTCCGGCTCGCAGAAGGGCCTCATGCTGCCGCCGGGCATCAGCTTCAACGCGGTTTCGGCGAAGGCGCTGGCGGCCAGTGAGCACGCAAAGCTGCCGCGCAGCTTCTGGGGCTGGACCGAGATCATCGAGATGAACAAGAGCGGCTACTGGCCGTACACGCCCAACACGAACCTGCTCTACGGCCTTTCCGAAGCGCTCGACATGCTGCAGGACGAAGGGCTCGACAACGTGTTCGCGCGGCATCAGCGGCTTGGCGAGGCGTGCCGGCGCGCGGTGCGCGCGTGGGGCCTCGAGATCCAGTGCGCCGACCCCGCCGTCTACAGCCCCGTTCTCACCGGCGTGATGATGCCCGAAGGCGTGGATGCGGATGCGGTTCGCAAGATCATCTACGAGCGCTTCGATCTTTCGCTCGGCACGGGCCTTGGCAAGGTCAAGGGGCGCATGTTCCGCATCGGGCACCTGGGCGACTGCAACGATCTCACGCTGCTGGCGGCGCTGGCCGGCTGCGAAATGGGCCTGCGCATTGCGAACGTGCCCCTGAAGGACAGCGGCTTGCCTGCGGCGATGGAATATCTCGCGGCGCAGCCCAATGTGGTTTCGCTGAAAGCAGCCTGA
- a CDS encoding MFS transporter produces the protein MKRYRLTSASSIVLIMLCIMYFITYLDRVNVSTAAAGFGKEFQLSHTEVGLVFSAFAYPYLLFQIIGGWVSDRFGARRTLLFCGAVWGVATVLTGMAGGLATLLAARLLLGFGEGATFPASTSAMSRWVAKERRGFAQGITHSASRIGNAVAPAVVVLVMARYGWRESFYVCGALSLLWVVVWAFTFTEHPKDHPRITEAELAILPPPKPRVTGLPWMALFKRMIPVTIVYFCYGWTLWLFLSWIPQYFLHNYHLQLGKSAIFASVVFLAGVVGDTLGGLVTDWLFQRTGNLKRARSWMVSVCMFITLIVLVPLMFVHDPVISMACLAAGFFFAEMTIGPMWAIPMDIAPEFSGTASGMMNTGSALAAIISPVVGGFLIDRFGNWDLPFVGSMVLMGCGVVLAFRMQPESRFELGKQTEEPTGSHQGV, from the coding sequence ATGAAACGGTATCGATTGACGAGCGCGAGCAGCATCGTGCTGATCATGCTCTGCATCATGTACTTCATCACCTACCTCGATCGTGTGAATGTGAGCACGGCGGCGGCGGGCTTCGGCAAGGAGTTCCAGCTTTCGCATACCGAAGTAGGGCTGGTTTTTTCGGCGTTTGCGTATCCGTATCTGCTGTTTCAGATCATTGGCGGCTGGGTGAGCGATCGCTTCGGCGCGCGCCGCACGCTGCTCTTCTGCGGCGCGGTGTGGGGCGTGGCCACGGTGCTCACGGGCATGGCGGGCGGCCTCGCCACGCTGCTCGCCGCGCGCCTGTTGCTCGGCTTCGGTGAGGGCGCAACGTTTCCCGCGTCGACCTCGGCCATGTCGCGCTGGGTCGCGAAAGAGCGGCGCGGCTTCGCGCAGGGCATCACGCACTCCGCGTCGCGCATCGGCAATGCGGTGGCGCCCGCGGTCGTCGTGCTGGTGATGGCGCGCTACGGCTGGCGCGAATCGTTCTACGTATGCGGCGCGCTCAGCCTGCTGTGGGTGGTGGTGTGGGCGTTCACGTTCACCGAACATCCGAAAGATCACCCGCGCATCACCGAGGCCGAACTCGCCATCCTGCCGCCACCCAAGCCGCGCGTGACGGGCCTGCCGTGGATGGCGCTGTTCAAGCGCATGATTCCGGTGACGATCGTCTACTTCTGCTACGGCTGGACGCTGTGGCTTTTCCTTAGCTGGATTCCTCAATACTTTCTGCACAACTATCACCTGCAGTTGGGCAAGTCGGCGATCTTCGCCTCCGTGGTGTTTCTCGCGGGCGTGGTGGGCGACACGCTCGGCGGCCTTGTGACCGATTGGCTCTTTCAGCGCACGGGCAACCTCAAGCGCGCGCGCAGCTGGATGGTCTCGGTGTGCATGTTCATCACGTTGATCGTGCTCGTGCCGCTGATGTTCGTGCATGACCCCGTCATTTCGATGGCGTGCCTCGCGGCGGGCTTCTTCTTCGCCGAAATGACCATCGGCCCGATGTGGGCGATTCCCATGGATATCGCACCGGAATTCTCCGGCACGGCGAGCGGCATGATGAACACGGGCTCGGCATTGGCCGCGATCATCTCGCCCGTGGTGGGCGGCTTTCTGATCGACCGCTTCGGCAACTGGGATCTGCCGTTCGTGGGCAGCATGGTGCTGATGGGGTGCGGCGTGGTTCTCGCGTTTCGCATGCAGCCAGAGAGCCGCTTCGAACTCGGCAAGCAGACTGAAGAACCCACGGGTTCTCATCAGGGAGTGTGA